A single genomic interval of Musa acuminata AAA Group cultivar baxijiao chromosome BXJ3-4, Cavendish_Baxijiao_AAA, whole genome shotgun sequence harbors:
- the LOC135635166 gene encoding bHLH transcription factor RHL1-like isoform X1 translates to MQPSNREMPGMASSLNGISHTSAAAAAHVALRELQNGHGLPAPFDHAGGGVGHDDFLDQMLSNLPSAWAELGNPRPAWVPPSDAPTAGQRLFSAGRAGESAEEMQYDESLLLANRLRQHQISGGSSPTGEALMLQLSRSGQQQMLSGLLPLPLTLGSAGSADSPNPTGGDGLYNGFGGSLQLAESVNQQSFHHPQSAPMPGQNFGAAPPAAGAGQTPAASTLASASAGGGSGPPRQRVRARRGQATDPHSIAERLRRERIAERMKALQELVPNANKTDKASMLDEIIDYVKFLQLQVKVLSMSRLGGAAAVAPLVADMASEGQSGAGRDGANDGAAGSSDSLTVTEHQVAKMMEEDMGSAMQYLQGKGLCLMPISLASAISSVTAGHLGHGLVPGVLPPNPSGDAPSSPGVSALTAQSTMAAEATKDGVAASKSLSSK, encoded by the exons ATGCAGCCGAGCAATAGAGAGATGCCGGGCATGGCGTCGTCTCTCAACGGCATCTCCCACACCTCGGCCGCCGCCGCGGCCCACGTCGCGCTCCGGGAGCTGCAGAACGGCCACGGCCTGCCTGCGCCGTTCGATCACGCAGGCGGCGGTGTCGGCCACGACGACTTCCTCGACCAGATGCTCTCCAACCTGCCCTCCGCCTGGGCCGAGCTCGGGAACCCCAGGCCCGCCTGGGTCCCCCCTTCCGACGCTCCCACGGCGGGGCAGAGGCTCTTCAGCGCTGGCCGCGCCGGAGAGTCAGCGGAGGAGATGCAGTACGACGAGTCATTGCTGCTCGCCAACCGGCTCCGGCAGCACCAGATCAGCGGCGGGAGCTCGCCGACGGGGGAGGCGCTGATGCTCCAGCTCAGCCGCAGCGGCCAGCAGCAGATGCTATCTgggctgctcccgctgccgctgactCTGGGGAGCGCTGGCTCCGCCGATTCCCCCAACCCCACC GGCGGCGATGGGCTATACAATGGATTCGGGGGATCGCTTCAGCTCGCTGAATCGGTGAATCAACAGAGTTTCCATCATCCCCAG AGCGCGCCGATGCCGGGCCAGAACTTTGGAGCAGCGCCACCGGCGGCCGGAGCGGGGCAGACTCCAGCTGCGTCAACCTTGGCGTCGGCCTCCGCCGGTGGTGGCTCGGGACCGCCGAGGCAGAGGGTGAGGGCGCGGAGGGGCCAGGCTACTGATCCTCACAGCATCGCCGAGAGG CTTCGCAGGGAGAGAATCGCAGAGAGGATGAAAGCTCTGCAGGAGTTGGTGCCCAACGCCAATAAG ACGGACAAGGCGTCGATGCTGGATGAGATCATCGACTACGTCAAGTTCCTCCAGCTTCAAGTCAAG GTGCTGAGCATGAGCAGGTTGGGCGGAGCCGCGGCGGTTGCGCCGCTGGTGGCTGATATGGCTTCGGAG GGGCAAAGCGGGGCGGGAAGAGACGGAGCGAACGACGGCGCGGCGGGAAGCAGCGACAGCCTGACGGTGACGGAGCACCAGGTGGCGAAGATGATGGAGGAGGACATGGGGTCAGCGATGCAGTATCTGCAGGGGAAGGGCCTCTGCCTCATGCCCATCTCCCTCGCCTCCGCCATCTCCTCCGTTACCGCCGGCCACCTCGGCCACGGCCTCGTCCCGGGCGTCCTTCCTCCCAATCCCAGCGGCGACGCCCCCTCCTCCCCCGGCGTGTCGGCGCTCACGGCCCAGTCCACCATGGCGGCCGAAGCCACCAAGGATGGCGTTGCCGCCTCCAAAAGCCTGAGCTCGAAATAG
- the LOC135635166 gene encoding bHLH transcription factor RHL1-like isoform X2: MQPSNREMPGMASSLNGISHTSAAAAAHVALRELQNGHGLPAPFDHAGGGVGHDDFLDQMLSNLPSAWAELGNPRPAWVPPSDAPTAGQRLFSAGRAGESAEEMQYDESLLLANRLRQHQISGGSSPTGEALMLQLSRSGQQQMLSGLLPLPLTLGSAGSADSPNPTGGDGLYNGFGGSLQLAESVNQQSFHHPQSAPMPGQNFGAAPPAAGAGQTPAASTLASASAGGGSGPPRQRVRARRGQATDPHSIAERLRRERIAERMKALQELVPNANKGQSGAGRDGANDGAAGSSDSLTVTEHQVAKMMEEDMGSAMQYLQGKGLCLMPISLASAISSVTAGHLGHGLVPGVLPPNPSGDAPSSPGVSALTAQSTMAAEATKDGVAASKSLSSK, translated from the exons ATGCAGCCGAGCAATAGAGAGATGCCGGGCATGGCGTCGTCTCTCAACGGCATCTCCCACACCTCGGCCGCCGCCGCGGCCCACGTCGCGCTCCGGGAGCTGCAGAACGGCCACGGCCTGCCTGCGCCGTTCGATCACGCAGGCGGCGGTGTCGGCCACGACGACTTCCTCGACCAGATGCTCTCCAACCTGCCCTCCGCCTGGGCCGAGCTCGGGAACCCCAGGCCCGCCTGGGTCCCCCCTTCCGACGCTCCCACGGCGGGGCAGAGGCTCTTCAGCGCTGGCCGCGCCGGAGAGTCAGCGGAGGAGATGCAGTACGACGAGTCATTGCTGCTCGCCAACCGGCTCCGGCAGCACCAGATCAGCGGCGGGAGCTCGCCGACGGGGGAGGCGCTGATGCTCCAGCTCAGCCGCAGCGGCCAGCAGCAGATGCTATCTgggctgctcccgctgccgctgactCTGGGGAGCGCTGGCTCCGCCGATTCCCCCAACCCCACC GGCGGCGATGGGCTATACAATGGATTCGGGGGATCGCTTCAGCTCGCTGAATCGGTGAATCAACAGAGTTTCCATCATCCCCAG AGCGCGCCGATGCCGGGCCAGAACTTTGGAGCAGCGCCACCGGCGGCCGGAGCGGGGCAGACTCCAGCTGCGTCAACCTTGGCGTCGGCCTCCGCCGGTGGTGGCTCGGGACCGCCGAGGCAGAGGGTGAGGGCGCGGAGGGGCCAGGCTACTGATCCTCACAGCATCGCCGAGAGG CTTCGCAGGGAGAGAATCGCAGAGAGGATGAAAGCTCTGCAGGAGTTGGTGCCCAACGCCAATAAG GGGCAAAGCGGGGCGGGAAGAGACGGAGCGAACGACGGCGCGGCGGGAAGCAGCGACAGCCTGACGGTGACGGAGCACCAGGTGGCGAAGATGATGGAGGAGGACATGGGGTCAGCGATGCAGTATCTGCAGGGGAAGGGCCTCTGCCTCATGCCCATCTCCCTCGCCTCCGCCATCTCCTCCGTTACCGCCGGCCACCTCGGCCACGGCCTCGTCCCGGGCGTCCTTCCTCCCAATCCCAGCGGCGACGCCCCCTCCTCCCCCGGCGTGTCGGCGCTCACGGCCCAGTCCACCATGGCGGCCGAAGCCACCAAGGATGGCGTTGCCGCCTCCAAAAGCCTGAGCTCGAAATAG
- the LOC103980306 gene encoding deSI-like protein At4g17486, with translation MIRRKVEFLRRRIMFNRGPSRKRRSGAVPVHLNVYDLTPINGYAYWFGLGVYHSGVQVHGVEYAYGAHDHPTTGIFEGEPRQCPGFVFRKSILIGRTDLGPCEVRALMEELAAKYTGDTYNLISKNCNHFCNEASLRLTGKPIPRWVNRLAKIGFLCNCVLPVQVAAVRQRGAEEGKDGGNGERRRLRSNSSRFPTVTTAAHPSSSSSSSDNPLSSISKPAVIISLSIGGELE, from the exons ATGATCCGCCGCAAGGTGGAGTTCCTCCGCCGTCGTATCATGTTCAACAGGGGGCCCTCGCGGAAGCGGCGGTCGGGGGCGGTCCCGGTGCACCTCAACGTCTACGACCTCACACCCATCAACGGCTACGCCTACTGGTTCGGCCTCGGCGTCTACCATTCCGGCGTCCAAG TGCACGGGGTGGAGTACGCGTATGGGGCGCACGATCACCCGACGACGGGAATCTTCGAGGGGGAGCCGCGACAGTGCCCGGGATTCGTGTTCCGGAAGTCGATCCTGATCGGGCGCACCGATCTGGGGCCGTGCGAGGTGCGGGCACTCATGGAGGAGTTGGCCGCCAAGTACACCGGCGACACCTACAACCTCATCTCCAAGAACTGCAACCACTTCTGTAACGAGGCCTCCCTCCGCCTCACCGGCAAGCCCATTCCCCGATGGGTCAACCGCCTCGCCAAGATCG GGTTCCTGTGCAATTGCGTGCTGCCCGTGCAAGTGGCGGCGGTGAGACAGCGTGGGGCTGAGGAGGGGAAGGACGGCGGGAACGGCGAGAGGCGGAGGTTGAGGAGCAACTCCTCCAGATTCCCAACCGTCACCACCGCCGctcatccttcttcttcttcttcttcttccgacaATCCACTCAGTAGCATTTCTAAGCCGGCGGTCATCATTTCCCTCTCGATCGGCGGGGAGTTGGAGTAG